One genomic region from Reichenbachiella ulvae encodes:
- a CDS encoding TerC family protein, translating into MKLILTNLFSGTNELLLFGVFGVVIILFLAVDLGLVHKGPKKISQKDALLQTIFWIFVSCIFGGLIYYFGGGSQDALEYFSAYVTEKALSVDNIFVILLILRYFKVKDEYYHDILFWGILGAIVFRAVFIFLGALLIGEFHWILYIFGVFLIYSGVKIFNEDEDMDIEPEKNILMKWAKKVLPISKEDKGGRFIFREKGKLWFTPLFLVILLIESTDLIFAVDSIPAAFAISQNEFVIYTSNIFAVMGLRAMFFLLANILDKFYLLQKGLSVVLVFIGVKMLLEWSLIQSAFQMVGIEHAHIPIIWSFIVIMSALTFSIVLSVIFPQQPEIVEPVETSKEEA; encoded by the coding sequence ATGAAATTGATACTGACGAATCTTTTTTCCGGAACCAATGAACTACTTCTATTTGGAGTATTTGGTGTCGTGATCATATTATTTCTCGCGGTTGACCTGGGATTGGTTCATAAGGGACCTAAAAAAATCTCTCAAAAAGACGCACTACTACAAACCATCTTCTGGATTTTCGTATCCTGCATCTTTGGAGGTTTGATCTATTACTTTGGAGGAGGTTCGCAAGATGCGCTTGAGTATTTCTCTGCCTACGTAACTGAGAAAGCACTATCTGTTGACAACATTTTTGTCATCCTATTGATACTGCGCTACTTTAAGGTGAAAGACGAATACTACCACGACATTTTGTTTTGGGGGATTTTGGGCGCGATTGTATTCCGTGCGGTCTTCATCTTCCTAGGCGCTTTGTTGATCGGCGAGTTTCACTGGATTCTATACATTTTCGGAGTATTCCTGATCTACTCAGGAGTCAAAATCTTCAACGAAGATGAAGATATGGACATCGAGCCAGAGAAAAACATCCTAATGAAATGGGCGAAAAAGGTGCTACCGATTTCTAAAGAAGACAAAGGAGGCAGGTTCATCTTCAGAGAAAAAGGAAAATTGTGGTTCACTCCATTGTTTCTGGTTATCCTGCTTATTGAGTCTACTGACTTGATTTTCGCAGTGGATTCTATTCCAGCAGCTTTTGCCATTAGCCAAAACGAATTTGTGATCTATACTTCAAATATTTTTGCAGTTATGGGATTGAGAGCCATGTTCTTTTTATTGGCCAATATTCTGGACAAGTTCTATCTGCTTCAAAAAGGCCTTTCAGTCGTATTGGTTTTCATCGGTGTTAAAATGCTACTCGAATGGAGTCTGATACAATCGGCTTTCCAAATGGTAGGAATTGAACATGCGCATATTCCGATCATATGGTCGTTCATTGTCATCATGTCTGCCCTGACCTTTTCTATCGTTTTGTCGGTTATCTTCCCTCAGCAGCCAGAAATCGTTGAGCCGGTAGAAACTAGCAAGGAAGAAGCGTAG
- a CDS encoding OmpA family protein, with translation MKSINPRIAIGLVALFVACSPLKQGNKSFEAGEYSTAIHQYKRALKKDDPVSNYKLAEAYRHSNKIKKAEPYYKAAIDNGIEEEQAYYYYAQALKSNKKEEEAKKVLEDYLANKGEQEEVVLWAQRELDNLNRMEEVRSKVSYFRVKNLDDINTEFAEYSPVYNNGYLYFTSNRDGGKTYKGTGTPFTDIYRVRTRGAKVDIETLQPLDEIINDPNINEGSITMSENGRTYIFAKANSGKANGTEEVNLYFTRYRNGRWSEPRPISVNKREAWDSTPALSPDGTTLYFSSNREGGYGGLDIYTATLNRRGRWVDVRNMGPEINTPGNEIFPYVGGTGVLYFSSDGHPGFGGLDLFEATRNSGKVVMENLGQPMNSAGDDFGLFLFNPSRGFFTSNRKGGKGDDDIYTFVNDDPNLKIVNYYLTGTTLTPNQTGELEPLPNTKVVLVDEEDGIIAEVFTEADGKYRFRVFPEENYNLIAEKENYFTTRIDFSTIGKSLDKKKLEEMVTNVEFQQDLPLNQIVIEKPIVLNNIYYDLDKADIKPEAAKELDKLVTIMKDNPEITIELSSHTDARADHDYNMNLSQRRAESAVKYIISNGIESKRLVAKGYGETKLIIEDAETEIEHQQNRRTEFKVTKYNVVHEEEEEGDFEFGEEDKESKEDYDDTDRFFSDLDEDTEN, from the coding sequence ATGAAAAGTATTAATCCACGCATAGCTATCGGGCTAGTAGCGCTATTCGTTGCGTGCAGCCCTCTTAAACAAGGCAACAAAAGCTTTGAGGCAGGCGAATACAGCACCGCCATTCATCAATACAAAAGAGCACTCAAGAAAGACGACCCTGTTTCCAATTACAAATTGGCAGAGGCCTATCGTCATTCCAATAAAATCAAAAAAGCAGAGCCCTACTATAAAGCTGCTATTGACAATGGCATAGAAGAAGAACAGGCCTATTACTACTATGCACAGGCGCTAAAGTCGAACAAGAAAGAAGAAGAGGCCAAAAAAGTACTCGAAGACTACCTGGCCAACAAAGGCGAACAAGAGGAAGTCGTATTATGGGCTCAAAGAGAATTGGATAACCTCAACCGAATGGAAGAGGTCCGGTCAAAAGTCAGTTATTTCAGAGTTAAAAATCTTGATGATATCAATACTGAATTTGCTGAATATTCTCCAGTCTACAACAATGGGTATCTGTACTTCACTTCCAATAGAGATGGCGGCAAAACCTACAAAGGCACTGGCACCCCCTTTACAGACATCTACAGAGTAAGAACTCGTGGAGCGAAAGTCGATATTGAAACGCTTCAACCTCTGGACGAAATCATCAATGATCCTAACATCAATGAGGGATCCATCACGATGTCCGAAAATGGCAGGACTTACATTTTCGCCAAAGCCAATAGTGGTAAGGCGAATGGAACTGAGGAAGTGAACCTGTATTTCACTCGATACAGAAACGGACGCTGGAGCGAACCCAGACCCATTTCGGTGAACAAAAGAGAAGCCTGGGACTCGACACCAGCTCTATCCCCTGACGGCACTACTCTTTATTTCTCTTCCAATAGAGAAGGGGGATACGGTGGGCTGGATATCTATACTGCAACCCTCAATCGCCGTGGTAGATGGGTCGATGTTAGAAACATGGGGCCAGAAATCAACACTCCGGGAAATGAAATTTTCCCATATGTAGGAGGAACTGGCGTGCTATACTTTTCATCCGACGGTCATCCTGGGTTTGGAGGACTGGACCTATTTGAAGCCACCAGAAATTCAGGGAAAGTGGTCATGGAAAATCTAGGTCAGCCGATGAATTCTGCCGGAGATGATTTTGGATTGTTCCTCTTCAATCCATCAAGAGGCTTTTTCACTTCCAACAGAAAAGGAGGCAAAGGAGACGATGACATCTACACCTTTGTGAATGACGACCCGAACCTGAAAATTGTCAACTACTACCTAACAGGTACGACACTAACTCCTAACCAAACTGGCGAACTTGAGCCTCTGCCCAACACCAAAGTAGTATTGGTCGATGAGGAAGATGGCATCATAGCAGAGGTCTTTACAGAAGCAGATGGAAAATACCGATTTAGAGTTTTTCCAGAAGAGAACTATAACCTGATAGCCGAAAAGGAAAATTACTTTACTACAAGAATTGACTTTTCGACCATTGGCAAATCACTGGATAAAAAGAAACTGGAAGAAATGGTGACCAATGTGGAATTCCAGCAGGATTTACCACTCAACCAAATCGTTATTGAAAAGCCGATCGTCCTCAACAATATCTATTATGATCTGGACAAGGCTGATATCAAACCCGAGGCAGCCAAGGAATTGGACAAATTGGTAACCATAATGAAGGACAATCCGGAAATCACGATCGAGTTGAGTTCGCATACGGATGCACGAGCTGACCATGATTACAATATGAATCTTTCTCAGCGCAGAGCTGAATCTGCTGTCAAGTACATTATTTCTAATGGTATAGAGAGCAAACGATTGGTTGCCAAAGGATATGGCGAAACCAAACTGATCATAGAAGATGCCGAAACTGAAATAGAACACCAGCAAAACAGACGTACTGAATTCAAAGTGACAAAGTATAACGTCGTGCACGAAGAGGAAGAAGAAGGGGATTTTGAATTTGGAGAAGAAGATAAAGAATCAAAAGAGGACTATGATGACACAGATAGATTCTTCTCTGATTTAGATGAAGACACTGAAAATTAA
- a CDS encoding DUF1987 domain-containing protein: MKGFFIRATRITPSIYFNPQKGLLDIRGKSSPENPLAFYKHLHESIDAFGNTDTPNLVMNIAYEYFNTSSSKCIYILFKKVNDLRMDKGKQVKVNWYFEEGDEDMQEAGEDLSSFFNYDFNYVEIPEINVLGDMKEEEK; the protein is encoded by the coding sequence ATGAAAGGATTTTTTATAAGAGCGACCAGAATTACACCATCGATTTATTTCAACCCTCAAAAAGGCCTGTTGGATATACGAGGAAAGTCTAGTCCCGAAAATCCCCTTGCATTCTATAAGCATCTTCACGAAAGCATCGATGCATTTGGAAATACAGATACTCCAAATTTGGTTATGAATATCGCCTACGAATATTTCAACACCAGTTCTTCCAAATGTATCTACATCCTATTCAAGAAGGTAAACGACCTGAGAATGGATAAAGGCAAGCAGGTAAAAGTAAACTGGTATTTTGAAGAAGGCGATGAGGATATGCAAGAAGCTGGAGAAGATTTGAGTTCATTCTTCAACTATGACTTCAACTATGTCGAAATCCCTGAAATCAATGTATTGGGAGACATGAAAGAAGAAGAGAAGTAA
- a CDS encoding DinB family protein — MKKLIYLFILVPMMSYGQAPTVQQEFTGGTAYNKNHIVQLINAIPEDKISWKSSDDVRSVSEVVAHIAATNYMFGSFLATTPLPESGKDWQSFEKTLTTKAQLLKAINESFDYIDQAANAVAQDDLTTQVELPFGTFTKRNIMGVANSHCAEHKGQFIAYARFMGITPPWSQGKEMN; from the coding sequence ATGAAAAAACTAATCTATCTATTCATCCTGGTGCCGATGATGTCTTATGGTCAGGCGCCTACCGTTCAGCAGGAATTCACCGGAGGTACTGCTTACAACAAAAACCATATCGTACAGTTAATCAATGCGATTCCTGAGGATAAAATAAGCTGGAAAAGCAGTGATGACGTGCGCTCAGTGTCAGAAGTTGTGGCTCATATAGCAGCAACCAACTACATGTTTGGAAGCTTTTTAGCTACTACTCCACTTCCAGAATCCGGTAAGGATTGGCAATCATTTGAAAAGACTTTGACAACCAAAGCACAATTACTCAAGGCGATTAACGAATCATTCGACTACATCGATCAGGCAGCCAATGCGGTTGCGCAAGATGACTTGACCACACAGGTAGAGTTGCCATTCGGAACCTTTACCAAAAGAAATATCATGGGAGTAGCCAATAGTCATTGTGCTGAACATAAGGGGCAGTTTATAGCCTATGCACGTTTCATGGGGATTACTCCTCCATGGAGTCAGGGCAAGGAGATGAACTAA
- the radA gene encoding DNA repair protein RadA, with product MAKTKTVYLCQNCGAQSPKWVGKCSSCGEWNSYVEEVVESNTKNTKIWTETESKGTPNKPVKIQEVKAEKNDRLSTGDLELNRVLGGGIVAGSLVLIGGEPGIGKSTLFLQMALMMQDRKVLYVSGEESPQQIKMRAERMTELSSDNCYLLAETSVSQIFQQVRQIEPDVLIVDSIQTLYSSKIESSAGSVSQVRECTGELLQFAKSTNVPVFLIGHITKEGTIAGPKVLEHMVDTVLQFEGDRHLSYRILRTIKNRFGSTSEIGIYEMLGNGMRQVTNPSEILISNKDNALSGVTIGASIEGNRPLLIETQALVSTSAYGTPQRSTTGYDAKRLNMLLAVLEKRGGLRLGNQDVFLNIAGGLKIDDPALDLSICVAIVSSHEEQVVSSDICFAGEVGLGGEVRAVNRIENRISEAEKLGFSEIYISALNKKAIDASKYKIKIHLVSNIVEVFKGLSSV from the coding sequence ATGGCCAAGACAAAAACCGTTTATTTATGTCAAAACTGTGGTGCCCAATCTCCCAAGTGGGTAGGCAAGTGCAGTAGTTGTGGAGAGTGGAATTCTTATGTGGAGGAGGTAGTAGAAAGCAATACCAAAAACACCAAGATCTGGACAGAGACGGAATCAAAAGGTACACCAAATAAACCGGTTAAGATACAGGAGGTCAAAGCGGAAAAGAATGATCGATTGTCTACTGGGGATTTAGAGCTCAATCGAGTTTTGGGTGGAGGAATTGTCGCAGGTTCGCTGGTGCTGATCGGTGGAGAGCCAGGCATCGGTAAGTCCACACTGTTTTTGCAGATGGCACTGATGATGCAGGACCGAAAGGTGCTTTATGTATCAGGAGAGGAGAGTCCCCAGCAGATCAAAATGCGCGCAGAGCGGATGACGGAGCTGAGCTCGGATAATTGTTACCTCCTGGCGGAAACATCCGTGAGTCAGATCTTCCAACAGGTGCGACAGATTGAGCCGGATGTATTGATTGTGGATTCTATCCAGACGCTTTATAGTTCGAAGATCGAAAGCTCGGCTGGCAGTGTGAGTCAGGTCAGAGAATGTACAGGAGAGCTACTGCAGTTTGCCAAGTCGACGAATGTTCCGGTCTTTCTGATCGGTCATATCACTAAGGAAGGTACCATTGCTGGCCCAAAGGTATTGGAGCATATGGTGGATACTGTCTTGCAATTCGAAGGAGATAGACATTTGAGCTACCGGATACTTCGCACCATCAAAAACAGATTTGGATCGACCTCAGAGATCGGGATATATGAAATGCTGGGCAATGGCATGCGGCAGGTCACTAATCCCTCTGAGATATTGATCTCAAATAAGGACAATGCCCTTAGCGGCGTGACTATCGGTGCATCTATCGAGGGCAATCGACCATTGCTTATAGAGACACAGGCGCTGGTTAGCACTTCTGCCTATGGTACGCCTCAGCGATCTACTACAGGCTATGATGCCAAGCGTCTCAATATGCTATTAGCAGTATTGGAAAAGCGTGGAGGTTTACGGCTGGGCAATCAAGATGTATTCTTGAATATAGCGGGAGGATTAAAGATTGATGACCCAGCACTGGATCTGAGTATATGCGTGGCGATTGTTTCTTCGCATGAGGAGCAGGTGGTTTCATCAGATATATGCTTTGCTGGTGAGGTAGGGCTGGGAGGAGAAGTCAGAGCGGTGAATCGCATCGAAAACCGTATTTCTGAGGCAGAAAAGCTTGGCTTTTCAGAAATCTACATTTCTGCACTGAACAAAAAGGCCATAGATGCCAGTAAGTACAAAATCAAAATCCACTTGGTTAGCAATATAGTGGAGGTATTCAAAGGGCTTAGTTCAGTTTGA
- a CDS encoding FeoA family protein, giving the protein MERSAADLSPGQKGMVKDFTDEYISLKLMEMGVLPGTEIEMRFAAPLGDPICVHVSGYALSLRVEEAKTIILS; this is encoded by the coding sequence ATGGAACGGTCAGCGGCGGACCTAAGCCCCGGACAAAAGGGGATGGTCAAAGATTTTACAGATGAATACATTTCGCTCAAATTGATGGAAATGGGTGTGCTGCCAGGTACCGAAATCGAAATGCGCTTCGCTGCGCCCCTCGGAGACCCTATCTGTGTACATGTTTCGGGTTATGCGCTCTCCCTGCGCGTAGAAGAGGCCAAAACCATCATTCTTTCCTGA
- the feoB gene encoding ferrous iron transport protein B — MSRAINVALVGNPNAGKTSVFNLLTGMNQKVGNFPGVTMDKVSGVYNHNGQQVNVLDLPGTYSIYPRSMDERVVFDFLSDEHAPDFPDKIIVVADASNLERNLLLFSQIKDLGQPTILVLTMLDIANKQSINIDLTALETEFNTTVVTINGRKGEGLNELKDAILSDCHSEYKPFYDVNELSPEIIPVIKEKFDLANDYISYQYAQQTYSKTFLSNEDKEFIAEAKVKYNFCDRQFQTTETVERYKTIRSKLEQVITRSQKMGEVKNRTSKLDAILTHKVYGYLIFLSVLFVMFQAIFEWANPFMDWIDFGFGQLSALASSYLPAGVLTNLIAEGIIPGLGGVVIFIPQIAILFCFISILEESGYMARVVFLTDKIMRKFGLNGKSIVPLISGVACAIPAIMATRNIESWKDRIITIFVTPFMSCSARLPVYAILIALVIPETKVLGIFNLQGLTLMLLYLLGFFGAIFSALILQKILKVKERSYFIMELPVYRWPKWKNVWLTIFAKSRTFVFEAGKIILAISIILWVLASYGPGEKMENAEAAITETKSHLEPGSDEFEQAVSSYKLENSYAGILGKTVEPIIKPLGYDWKIGIALITSFAAREVFVGTIATIYSVGGDDGDESTIKEKLAAEKDPETGEPMYDFALGLSLMIFYAFAMQCMSTLAVVYRETKSIKWPMLQLFYMSGLAYISALVAYQLLK; from the coding sequence ATGAGTAGAGCCATCAACGTCGCACTAGTCGGCAACCCAAATGCCGGTAAAACATCTGTGTTCAACCTCCTCACCGGAATGAACCAAAAGGTAGGTAATTTCCCAGGAGTGACCATGGACAAAGTTTCCGGGGTTTATAACCACAATGGTCAGCAGGTCAATGTACTGGATCTACCCGGCACCTACAGCATTTACCCGCGATCCATGGACGAGCGTGTGGTTTTTGACTTCCTTAGCGACGAGCATGCCCCTGACTTCCCTGACAAAATCATCGTAGTAGCAGACGCCTCCAACCTGGAACGAAACCTGCTTCTATTCTCCCAAATCAAAGACCTGGGCCAGCCGACCATTCTGGTCCTGACTATGCTGGATATCGCCAACAAGCAAAGCATCAACATCGACCTCACTGCACTGGAAACGGAGTTCAACACCACAGTAGTCACCATCAATGGTCGAAAAGGCGAAGGACTGAACGAATTAAAAGATGCCATTCTATCGGACTGCCATTCGGAATACAAGCCCTTTTATGATGTCAATGAACTTTCCCCTGAGATCATTCCCGTCATCAAAGAAAAATTTGATCTGGCCAACGACTACATCAGCTACCAGTACGCGCAGCAGACCTATAGCAAAACCTTTCTGAGCAACGAGGACAAAGAATTTATCGCCGAGGCTAAGGTCAAATACAACTTTTGTGACCGTCAGTTTCAGACCACTGAAACAGTTGAGCGCTACAAAACCATCCGCAGCAAACTAGAGCAGGTCATCACCCGATCGCAAAAAATGGGTGAGGTTAAGAACCGAACCAGCAAACTGGACGCCATCTTGACGCACAAGGTCTACGGTTATTTGATATTTCTCTCCGTGCTATTCGTGATGTTCCAGGCCATATTCGAATGGGCTAACCCTTTCATGGACTGGATTGATTTTGGTTTCGGGCAGCTGAGTGCACTAGCCAGTAGCTACCTGCCTGCGGGTGTCCTGACCAACCTGATAGCAGAGGGGATCATCCCTGGCTTAGGCGGAGTAGTTATCTTCATCCCACAGATCGCCATTCTCTTCTGTTTCATATCTATTCTAGAAGAATCGGGCTACATGGCCAGAGTGGTATTCCTGACAGATAAAATAATGAGGAAATTTGGTCTGAATGGTAAGAGTATCGTTCCTCTGATCTCTGGAGTAGCATGTGCGATACCCGCGATCATGGCTACCCGAAATATCGAAAGCTGGAAAGATAGAATCATCACCATTTTCGTAACTCCCTTCATGAGCTGCTCGGCTCGTCTACCGGTTTATGCGATATTGATTGCCCTGGTCATTCCAGAAACCAAAGTGCTCGGCATCTTCAATCTACAGGGGCTTACCCTTATGCTGCTGTATTTATTAGGCTTTTTTGGGGCGATATTTTCTGCCCTAATCCTACAAAAAATTCTGAAGGTAAAAGAGCGAAGCTACTTCATCATGGAGCTACCCGTCTACCGCTGGCCAAAATGGAAAAATGTATGGTTGACTATTTTTGCCAAGAGCAGGACTTTCGTGTTCGAAGCAGGTAAAATTATTTTGGCCATCTCCATCATTCTTTGGGTATTGGCCTCTTATGGTCCAGGAGAAAAAATGGAAAATGCTGAGGCAGCCATTACCGAAACCAAAAGCCACCTGGAACCAGGCTCGGACGAGTTCGAGCAAGCGGTATCTTCTTACAAATTGGAAAATTCTTACGCTGGCATCCTGGGTAAAACGGTAGAACCCATCATCAAACCTCTAGGGTATGACTGGAAAATTGGAATTGCCCTGATTACTTCCTTTGCAGCCAGAGAGGTATTTGTCGGTACGATAGCCACTATCTATAGTGTGGGCGGTGACGATGGGGATGAAAGCACCATCAAGGAAAAACTGGCAGCCGAAAAAGATCCAGAAACAGGCGAACCGATGTACGATTTTGCCCTGGGTCTGTCGCTGATGATATTCTATGCCTTTGCGATGCAGTGCATGAGTACCCTGGCAGTGGTCTATCGAGAAACCAAATCAATCAAATGGCCGATGTTGCAGCTTTTTTATATGTCAGGACTGGCCTACATTTCAGCTTTAGTTGCGTATCAACTACTGAAGTGA
- a CDS encoding MutS-related protein — protein sequence MSTKKDFFQARAEKFQAEAVNLKSTAAITGWARVLSFVIVAVLVVYLINDRELMGAILTLLAYVPVFGFLVKKHNQQKHERDIQLQLTRLNQEEILRLERKLKELPDSSAYLDMDHSYAPDLDIFGRHALFQLINRNELQGSKDLLAKWLSQPANAEEIKARQEAVKELAPQTDWNQLLSAHSAEIKEKKKESLSISQHLDIIKRDTQVMDKGYWTTAKILLPLFALGIIIAISAFELDYRWIFLPVAINTLFLRAIFSPLLELTKEMPQLNRLLSSYEYALTAIEKQDFQSTLLLNLQSRISNGTQASASIAQLKVSLDFLTNRGNLIYGVLNSLFALDLLVLGRIKNWYTRHHQEVGQWLEVVEETSVLADMASFTFAEASYIFPQVKDIEGFEASEMKHPLLPADVAVANDFGLKGKGQLALITGSNMSGKSTFLRTLGVNLVLAQMGAPIAAQSLSFTPLHIFTSMRTQDNLEESVSSFYAEIRRIKQLLDQLSGEQTVLYLLDEILKGTNTKDRHAGAIALINQLTQSNCLGLISTHDVELAELSNDHMTNYSFNSQLENDEINFDYRLTDGPCKSFNASALMRQMGIIQE from the coding sequence ATGTCTACAAAAAAAGATTTCTTTCAGGCCAGAGCGGAAAAATTTCAGGCAGAAGCAGTCAATTTAAAGTCTACTGCAGCGATCACTGGCTGGGCAAGGGTACTCAGCTTTGTAATAGTGGCCGTGCTGGTAGTCTATCTGATCAACGACAGAGAATTGATGGGAGCCATCCTTACGCTACTGGCTTATGTGCCAGTCTTCGGTTTTCTGGTCAAAAAACACAACCAGCAGAAACATGAAAGAGACATCCAGCTTCAGCTGACCCGCCTCAATCAGGAAGAAATCCTCCGACTGGAAAGAAAACTCAAGGAGCTCCCCGATAGCAGCGCCTATCTGGATATGGATCACTCTTACGCTCCAGACCTGGACATCTTCGGTCGACATGCCCTATTTCAGTTGATCAATAGAAACGAACTGCAAGGCTCCAAAGACCTGCTGGCGAAATGGCTTTCCCAACCAGCCAATGCAGAGGAAATCAAGGCCCGACAAGAAGCCGTAAAAGAGCTCGCTCCCCAAACAGACTGGAACCAACTGCTGAGTGCCCACTCTGCCGAGATCAAAGAAAAGAAAAAAGAATCACTGAGCATCTCCCAGCATCTGGACATCATCAAAAGAGACACACAGGTGATGGACAAAGGCTACTGGACCACAGCGAAAATCTTATTACCCCTGTTTGCCCTGGGCATCATAATTGCCATTTCCGCTTTTGAGCTGGATTACCGTTGGATTTTCCTTCCTGTAGCGATCAACACCTTGTTCTTAAGAGCGATTTTCTCCCCCTTGCTGGAGCTTACCAAAGAAATGCCCCAGCTCAATCGGCTGCTGAGTAGCTATGAGTACGCCCTGACCGCTATAGAAAAGCAAGACTTTCAATCTACCCTACTCCTAAATCTGCAGTCCCGAATTTCAAATGGCACCCAAGCTTCGGCTTCAATCGCCCAACTCAAGGTTTCGCTGGACTTCCTGACCAATCGGGGCAATTTGATATATGGCGTACTCAATTCTCTCTTCGCATTGGATTTACTCGTGCTTGGACGGATCAAAAATTGGTATACCCGTCACCACCAGGAGGTGGGACAATGGTTGGAAGTGGTGGAAGAAACATCCGTATTGGCGGATATGGCTAGCTTCACTTTTGCAGAAGCTAGCTACATTTTCCCCCAGGTCAAAGATATCGAAGGCTTTGAAGCCAGCGAAATGAAGCATCCCTTGCTTCCAGCTGATGTGGCAGTGGCCAACGATTTTGGATTAAAAGGCAAAGGGCAGCTGGCTCTGATTACCGGCTCTAATATGTCGGGTAAAAGTACCTTCCTGCGGACGCTTGGAGTCAATCTGGTCCTGGCTCAGATGGGTGCCCCGATAGCGGCCCAGTCGCTTTCGTTTACGCCTCTGCATATTTTCACCAGCATGCGAACACAGGACAATCTGGAAGAAAGCGTCAGCTCCTTTTATGCCGAGATCCGAAGAATCAAACAGCTATTGGATCAGCTCAGTGGGGAGCAAACGGTGCTCTACCTTCTGGACGAAATCCTGAAAGGCACCAATACCAAAGACCGACATGCGGGCGCCATTGCGCTAATCAATCAGCTGACACAAAGCAACTGCCTCGGCCTGATTTCCACCCACGATGTGGAGCTGGCCGAATTGTCTAACGACCACATGACCAACTACAGCTTCAACAGCCAGCTCGAAAACGACGAAATCAACTTCGACTACCGACTGACAGACGGCCCCTGCAAGAGCTTCAATGCCTCCGCCCTGATGCGCCAGATGGGAATCATACAGGAGTAG
- a CDS encoding 5-(carboxyamino)imidazole ribonucleotide synthase: MTFDPSIRIGVLGGGQLGRMMIQSAMNLNLEIASMDPDPNAPCKSLASHFVNGDITSYDEVLAFGEAFDVITVEIENVNVEALEELERRGKKVFPQPRVLRTIKDKGLQKQFYLDHGIPTSDFVFIDQKEELKNHTDLLPAANKLRTEGYDGRGVQIIKTEADLNKGFEAPSILEKFVDYHKEISVIVARNEKGDMETFPVVELEYHPEQNLVEFLFSPSELEEELRIKARDLAKKVISEFDMVGLLAVEMFATKDGEILVNECAPRTHNSGHHTIEGNITSQFEQHIRAILNLPLGDTSVKGSAVMINLLGHPDYSGQAKYEGIEEAMAHSGMHLHLYGKKLTKPFRKMGHATLVGDDLQALKDKAREFKESIKIIA, from the coding sequence ATGACATTTGATCCGAGCATTCGCATAGGCGTACTAGGAGGAGGCCAGTTAGGCCGCATGATGATCCAATCCGCCATGAATCTCAACCTGGAGATTGCCAGCATGGACCCAGATCCCAACGCCCCGTGCAAGAGCCTGGCCAGCCATTTTGTGAATGGTGACATCACCAGCTACGACGAGGTACTGGCCTTTGGAGAGGCCTTTGATGTGATCACCGTGGAGATCGAAAATGTAAACGTAGAAGCACTCGAAGAACTAGAAAGAAGAGGCAAAAAGGTATTCCCACAGCCAAGAGTGCTACGAACGATCAAAGACAAAGGCTTGCAAAAGCAGTTCTATTTGGATCACGGCATCCCTACTTCAGACTTTGTGTTCATCGATCAAAAAGAAGAACTAAAAAACCACACCGACCTCCTACCCGCTGCTAACAAACTGAGAACTGAAGGCTATGATGGTCGTGGGGTACAAATCATCAAAACCGAAGCAGACCTGAACAAGGGATTCGAGGCGCCCTCTATCCTCGAAAAATTCGTCGACTACCACAAAGAAATATCTGTGATCGTCGCTCGAAACGAAAAAGGAGATATGGAGACTTTCCCGGTAGTGGAGCTGGAGTATCATCCTGAGCAGAATCTAGTGGAGTTCCTTTTTTCTCCATCCGAGCTCGAAGAAGAGCTAAGAATAAAAGCGCGTGATCTGGCCAAAAAAGTCATCTCCGAATTCGACATGGTGGGCCTATTAGCAGTAGAGATGTTCGCCACCAAAGACGGAGAAATCCTCGTCAACGAATGTGCCCCTCGCACGCACAATAGCGGCCACCATACCATCGAGGGCAACATCACCTCGCAGTTCGAGCAGCACATCCGCGCCATCCTGAACCTCCCACTAGGAGACACCAGCGTCAAAGGCAGTGCCGTGATGATCAATCTGCTGGGACATCCGGACTATAGCGGTCAGGCCAAATACGAAGGCATAGAAGAGGCCATGGCACACAGTGGCATGCATTTACACCTCTACGGCAAAAAATTAACCAAACCCTTCCGCAAAATGGGACATGCCACCCTGGTGGGAGACGATCTGCAGGCCCTGAAAGACAAGGCCCGCGAATTCAAAGAAAGCATCAAAATCATCGCATAA